The stretch of DNA CCGTCGCGCATCAGCGGCGCCGCCCGCTTCGCCATCCGGATGAACGAGTGGCACGACACGTCCATCGCATAGGCGAAACCCTGCGCGGACGAATCGAGCAGGCCGCCCTGAAGATCGATCTTCGGCGCGAACGCGATCGAATGCAGCGCGATGTCGAGCCCGCCCCACGTGTCGCGCAGCGACGCGAACACCGCGTCGAGCTGCTCGTCGCTTTCGACGTTCAGCGGCAGCAGCAGGTCCGCGCCGAGTTCGGCCGCGAGCGGCTCGACGTAGGCTTTCGCCTTGTCGTTCAGGTAGGTGAGCGCGAGCCGCGCGCCGAGGTCGCGGAACGCGCGCGCGCAGCCGTACGCGATCGAGTCCGCGTTCGCGACGCCGGTCACGAGCGCATGCATGCCGGCGAGCGGCAGTTGGGGAGTGGACGACATGACAGACCTCGCTGATAGGACGCCGATGCGGTGACGTCGATGACGTGACGCCGACGATGCAGTTTGCCGCGCGTGCCGCAGCGAAAACGCGCGCGCGGAAACAATACGAAAGCGGTACCCGGAGGATGGCGGATCGGCGGACCTTGCGACGCGGGACGGAACACGCCGCGCAAGGTCCGCCGATCGGTGCTGCGCTCAGGCCGCGCTTATTCGCCGGCGGCCCGCGTCACCCGCCGCCGCCCGACCGGCGACGCCGCCGCGCGCGCCGGAGACCCGGATGCGGGCCGCACGCGCTTCGTCGTCTTCACCGCTTTCGCGGCGGTCTTTGCGCCGGCTGCCGGTTTCGACCCGGCGCCGGCGGCGGCCTTCGCCTTCGGCTTCACCGACGACTTCGCGCCAACCGCCGCGCCAGCCGGCTGCGCTTCGTGCTCGACGATCGGCACCGCAACTTCCGCCGTCACCGCTTTGTCGTGCACGGGCGCCGCGGCCTGCGGCGCCGGCGCTTCGAACTTCGGCGCAACCGTTGCGACTGGCGCGGGCAAAGCGGGCTTCCCGGCACCCGTCTCCACGCCGAACACCTGCTCGACCTCGCGGAAGCGCGCGCGCCGTTCGCCGTCGAGCGGCCCGTTCACCGTGAACACGCGATACACGGCGACGAGCAGCGCGCGCCGCGTCGCGACGTCCGGCACGAGTTCCGGCAGCGCCTCGATCGCGGCCTTCGGATCGAGCTGCACGATGAAGCCCTGGCGGCGCGCGGCGGCCTTCAGTTCCGCGACCGTCGGCTGATTGTCGCCGAGGTATTGCCGCGCGAGTTCGCGCATCCGCTGGAACGGCCGGTACTGCACCGTGTGCATTTCGTCCGCGAGATACGCAACGATCCGCATGAACGCATCGACGAGGCTGCCCTTCGCGAGATTCTCGCGCGCCGCCTTGAGCCGCAGCGTCGCCAGTTCCTTGCGCAGTTCCATCAGCGGCGGCGCGGTCGGATTGAGCGGCGTGTTCGGCACGACGCCGACGAGCGCCTGCACCCAAGGCGCCGAATACACGTTGTAGAACGTGCTTTCGACCCACGCGTCGCGCGTGTCGCGATAGCTGTCGAGCACCGACTCGATGGTCGCCGACATCTGCTTTTCCAGCAGCACGAACGGATTGTCCGCCGCGACCGGCCGGCGATGGCTGCGCACCGTGTCCGCGACGGCCGGCAGCACCGCGAGCGCCGGGTTCGCGTCGCTCAGCACGCTGCGCTCGACGCGCGACGGATGCGTCTCGCGCAGCAGATGCGCGGAAAACGCGTTGCTCGACGCCCGCACGAACGGCGACACGAACAGGTCGTACAACCGCTGGTTGTTCTCCGCGAAACGCCGCACGACTTCGAACGGCTGCTCATCGGTGCGGCCGTCGTCCAGCGCGAGGATGTCGTCGGTCGTGCGCCGCTCGAAGCGGATCTCATAACGCCCTTCGAGGGCTTCGAGCCGCCCCGCCTCCGGCGTCGTGTCGGTGATCTTCGCTTCGTACAGGCCCGGCGGCAGCACGTCGATCAGGTCGAGCGCCGAGAACAGTTCGGTATGCTCGCGGTTCGCGACGCTCGACGACACGAAGATCCCGAGGTGCCCGACCTTGTCGTGCAGGCAATAGACGATCACCTGCTCGTTCGCGATGATCTCGTCGACGCTCGCGTACAGGTCCGGAATCCAGTTCAGCGCCTGCTGCGGCGGCGTGATGTTGTCGCCCCACGACGCGAGCACGATGATCGGCGTGCGGATGTTGCGCAGATCGACCGGCGCGCGCGCGTTCTTCGCGTACACCTCGTTGCGCGTCAGATGATTGCCGACGAACAGGTTCTGCACGATCCAGTCGATTTCCGCGCGGTTCAACTGGAAGTGGCCGCCCCACCAGCGTTCGAATTCGAGGAAGCGATCGCGCTCCGTGTCGACCTTCGCGTACAGGTTGTACAGCTTGCCCCACAGCGTATTCGCCGGGTTCAGGCTCTCGAAGTTCTGCACGAGGTACGCGCCGTCGAAGTGGCCGTCGCCCAGGTCCGACGCGAGCGACGCGACCCACGACCCGCCGAGCATGCCGCCCGAATAGCGCATCGGATTCTTGCCGCGCACACCGGCCCAGTACGACAGCGGCGAGCCCGCGAGCATCAGCGGGCCGACGAGTTCCGGCGCGGACGCGGCGAGCAGCGCGGCGGCCCAGCCGCCCTGGCAGTTGCCGATCACGAACGGCAGGCCGTCCGCGTCCGGATGCAGTTCGCGCACCTTGCGCAGGAACGCGGCCTCGGCGCGCGCAACCGACTGGATCGTCTGCGTCTCGCACGGCACCGGGAAGAACGTCACGAAATAACACGGGTGCCCCTTGCGGAGCGCGACGCCGATCTCGCTGTCCATCTTGAAACCCGCGATGCCGGGGCCGTGGCCCGCGCGCGGGTCGATCACGACGAACGGGCGCATCCGCGGATCGGTCGGCGCATCGTCGGCCGGCAGGATGCGCAGCAGCGCGTAATTCGCCGGGTCGTCGAGTTCGCGGCCGTCCACGACGACTTCGTAAGGAAAGGTGAGCACCGGCGGCATGCCGGCCTTCTCGTGCAGGTAAGTCTCGTTGCCGCGTTCGCGCAGCACGTCGAGAAACAGCACGCTGCGCTGCCACGCGTCGAACAGGTAATCGGTCAGGGGCTGGAGCGCCGCGGGCACGGTTGGCGGCGCGGCGACGGAAGGAAATGCGGGAGCGGAAACTGCCACGACACGTTTCTCCTCGATAAGGGAGCGCCGGAATGCGGGATCGGATAGCGGCAGACCGCATCGCGAGCGAGCGGCCCGCTCGCGGCGAGCGCGCACCGGCGACGCGTCGTCACGCAGCGCCATGCTGCACCGCGGTATCTCAATTTAGAAAGCGT from Paraburkholderia caballeronis encodes:
- the fabI gene encoding enoyl-ACP reductase FabI; this translates as MSSTPQLPLAGMHALVTGVANADSIAYGCARAFRDLGARLALTYLNDKAKAYVEPLAAELGADLLLPLNVESDEQLDAVFASLRDTWGGLDIALHSIAFAPKIDLQGGLLDSSAQGFAYAMDVSCHSFIRMAKRAAPLMRDGGTLFAMSYDGANRVVPSYNLMGPVKAALESACRYLAYELGPRGIRVHAISPGPLKTRAASGLPDFDRMLAEAVDRAPLGELVDIMDVGYATAYLATPYARRMSGNTVYIDGGAHIMA
- a CDS encoding DUF3141 domain-containing protein codes for the protein MAVSAPAFPSVAAPPTVPAALQPLTDYLFDAWQRSVLFLDVLRERGNETYLHEKAGMPPVLTFPYEVVVDGRELDDPANYALLRILPADDAPTDPRMRPFVVIDPRAGHGPGIAGFKMDSEIGVALRKGHPCYFVTFFPVPCETQTIQSVARAEAAFLRKVRELHPDADGLPFVIGNCQGGWAAALLAASAPELVGPLMLAGSPLSYWAGVRGKNPMRYSGGMLGGSWVASLASDLGDGHFDGAYLVQNFESLNPANTLWGKLYNLYAKVDTERDRFLEFERWWGGHFQLNRAEIDWIVQNLFVGNHLTRNEVYAKNARAPVDLRNIRTPIIVLASWGDNITPPQQALNWIPDLYASVDEIIANEQVIVYCLHDKVGHLGIFVSSSVANREHTELFSALDLIDVLPPGLYEAKITDTTPEAGRLEALEGRYEIRFERRTTDDILALDDGRTDEQPFEVVRRFAENNQRLYDLFVSPFVRASSNAFSAHLLRETHPSRVERSVLSDANPALAVLPAVADTVRSHRRPVAADNPFVLLEKQMSATIESVLDSYRDTRDAWVESTFYNVYSAPWVQALVGVVPNTPLNPTAPPLMELRKELATLRLKAARENLAKGSLVDAFMRIVAYLADEMHTVQYRPFQRMRELARQYLGDNQPTVAELKAAARRQGFIVQLDPKAAIEALPELVPDVATRRALLVAVYRVFTVNGPLDGERRARFREVEQVFGVETGAGKPALPAPVATVAPKFEAPAPQAAAPVHDKAVTAEVAVPIVEHEAQPAGAAVGAKSSVKPKAKAAAGAGSKPAAGAKTAAKAVKTTKRVRPASGSPARAAASPVGRRRVTRAAGE